The Lacrimispora xylanolytica genome has a segment encoding these proteins:
- a CDS encoding BTAD domain-containing putative transcriptional regulator — protein sequence MKNQESVIYVNMLGGFSISIGDKAIVDQNNQAKKPWSLLEYLITFRGRDIPVEELIDLFWKDEGSNNPAGALKTLMFRVRKLLEPLGYPTQELIFQNRKAYGWTKHLTTVCDTDRFEDLCVQSEALELTFDQRLSLCMEAFTLYKGNFLPKSEWETWVVPIHTYYHTLYQKLVNRILNMLDEKKDYPTMIEVCQQAIAIDPYGEDGHYYLICALYQSGNQLMAMEHYQRVNDMFYNEFAITPSLRFKELYKLISDKKHGITMDLSNIREILLEGGTSKGAFCCEPSVFRDIYQLETRAIERTGDSIFLCLLTISNLKGELLKPAVQTRAMDELGESIRNSLRRGDIFSRYSVSQYLMLLPTATYENGENVLKRIIQNFKKEYSRKDLSITYSLQSVTPNQA from the coding sequence ATGAAAAATCAGGAATCTGTCATCTATGTTAATATGCTGGGAGGATTCTCCATATCCATCGGGGATAAGGCTATTGTGGATCAGAATAACCAGGCAAAGAAACCTTGGAGTCTTTTGGAATACCTTATCACCTTTCGGGGGCGGGATATTCCTGTGGAAGAACTTATCGATCTGTTTTGGAAGGACGAAGGAAGTAACAATCCCGCAGGCGCATTAAAGACCCTCATGTTCCGTGTACGGAAACTATTGGAACCACTTGGCTATCCCACACAAGAGCTGATTTTCCAGAACCGCAAGGCTTATGGGTGGACCAAACACCTTACTACCGTCTGTGATACGGACCGTTTTGAAGATCTGTGTGTACAATCGGAAGCGTTAGAGCTTACCTTTGACCAGCGGCTTTCCCTTTGTATGGAAGCCTTTACTTTGTATAAGGGTAACTTTCTACCAAAATCGGAATGGGAAACCTGGGTAGTTCCCATTCATACCTATTATCATACCCTTTATCAAAAGCTTGTAAACCGGATCTTAAATATGCTGGATGAGAAAAAAGATTATCCCACTATGATTGAGGTATGCCAGCAGGCCATTGCCATCGACCCTTACGGCGAGGACGGCCATTACTACTTAATCTGCGCTCTGTACCAGAGCGGAAATCAGCTTATGGCTATGGAGCATTATCAAAGAGTCAATGATATGTTCTATAATGAATTTGCCATTACTCCTTCTCTTCGGTTTAAGGAGCTTTATAAGCTGATCAGCGATAAAAAACATGGTATTACCATGGATTTAAGCAACATTCGGGAAATACTATTAGAGGGCGGTACCAGCAAAGGTGCTTTTTGCTGCGAACCTTCTGTGTTCAGGGACATTTATCAGCTAGAAACCAGGGCCATTGAGCGTACCGGAGATTCTATCTTTTTATGTCTTCTTACCATCAGTAACTTAAAGGGAGAGCTGTTAAAACCAGCCGTTCAGACGAGAGCCATGGACGAGCTTGGAGAATCCATACGTAATTCCCTTCGGCGGGGTGATATCTTCAGCCGTTACAGTGTCAGCCAGTACTTAATGCTTCTTCCCACAGCTACCTATGAAAACGGGGAGAATGTTTTAAAGAGAATCATTCAGAATTTCAAAAAAGAATATTCCAGAAAAGATTTATCCATTACTTATTCGCTGCAGAGTGTTACGCCCAATCAGGCATAG
- the srtB gene encoding class B sortase — MEKRKPPIVILIIALVLFAAGASILYSDYREKDKEKRQYEDLAKLATETSREESEESTDKASEETAENQYVSPIQFDQLKAMNPDIVGWLKIEGTSIDYPIVQTDNNETYLDTDFEGKKNPSGAIFLDYESEPDFSGRHNILYGHHMKNGSMFKDIIKYKEESFFKEHQIITVYTPDREYHLRPFTVLYTDADGERRRTKFDTEEEFQGYVEKMTKKGFFYQTPDVPIGTLWSFVTCSYELADARTILYAYEVPQVEK; from the coding sequence ATGGAAAAAAGAAAGCCGCCCATTGTTATTCTTATAATAGCCCTTGTTTTATTTGCTGCAGGCGCAAGTATCCTTTATTCCGACTACCGGGAAAAAGACAAAGAAAAGCGTCAATATGAAGACCTTGCGAAGCTGGCTACAGAAACAAGCAGGGAAGAATCGGAAGAGAGTACAGACAAAGCTTCAGAGGAAACTGCTGAAAATCAGTATGTTTCCCCCATTCAGTTTGATCAGTTAAAGGCGATGAACCCGGATATCGTCGGCTGGCTTAAAATCGAAGGCACTTCCATAGACTATCCAATCGTTCAGACCGATAATAACGAAACATATCTGGACACTGATTTTGAAGGCAAAAAGAATCCGTCTGGAGCCATATTTCTTGATTATGAAAGCGAACCTGATTTTTCTGGAAGGCATAACATATTATACGGTCATCATATGAAAAATGGATCCATGTTCAAGGACATCATTAAATATAAGGAAGAATCATTTTTTAAAGAACATCAAATAATAACCGTATACACACCAGACCGTGAATATCATCTTCGTCCCTTTACAGTCCTTTATACGGATGCAGACGGGGAAAGACGAAGAACCAAATTTGATACAGAGGAAGAGTTTCAGGGATATGTAGAGAAGATGACCAAAAAGGGCTTCTTTTATCAAACGCCTGACGTCCCCATAGGGACGCTGTGGTCCTTTGTCACTTGCAGCTATGAGCTGGCCGATGCAAGGACTATCCTATATGCCTATGAGGTGCCTCAGGTTGAAAAATAG
- the glmM gene encoding phosphoglucosamine mutase: MGKYFGTDGFRGEANVTLTVEHAYKVGRFLGWYYGQKNPDEVCRIVIGKDTRRSSYMFEYSLVAGLTASGADAYLLHVTTTPSVSYVVRTEGFSCGIMISASHNPFYDNGIKVMNEKGEKLEESVITEIERYIDGEMGELPLATQDKIGRTVDFAAGRNRYIGYLISTATRSFKNKKVALDCANGSASAIAKNVFDALGAETHVISNEPNGLNINTGCGSTHIGQLQKFVKEVGADVGFAYDGDADRCLAVDEHGNIVDGDGIMYICGKYMKEQGTLKNNKVVTTIMSNFGLYKAFQREGIDYEKTAVGDKYVYENMVANGNCLGGEQSGHIIFSKHATTGDGILTSLKVMEVILEKKESLGKLVSEFEVFPQVLKNVRVHDKTAAQDDEAVIAEVEKVAELLGESGRILLRQSGTEPVVRVMVEAADLHTCETYVDQVIEVMKQKGHVI, encoded by the coding sequence ATGGGAAAATATTTTGGAACCGACGGCTTTCGTGGGGAAGCAAACGTCACACTGACAGTAGAGCATGCCTATAAGGTAGGACGCTTTTTAGGCTGGTACTATGGACAGAAAAATCCAGATGAAGTTTGCAGAATCGTAATAGGTAAAGATACAAGACGCAGCAGCTACATGTTTGAATACTCTCTGGTAGCAGGTCTTACCGCTTCTGGCGCAGATGCGTACCTTCTTCATGTTACGACGACTCCCAGCGTATCTTACGTGGTGAGAACCGAAGGCTTTTCCTGCGGTATCATGATTTCCGCCAGCCACAATCCTTTTTATGACAACGGCATCAAGGTCATGAATGAAAAGGGAGAGAAGCTGGAAGAGAGCGTTATCACTGAAATTGAACGGTATATTGACGGTGAGATGGGAGAACTTCCCCTGGCAACCCAGGATAAGATCGGCCGCACCGTGGACTTTGCAGCAGGAAGAAACCGTTACATCGGTTATTTGATTTCCACTGCAACCCGGTCCTTTAAAAATAAAAAAGTAGCCCTTGACTGTGCAAACGGAAGTGCTTCTGCCATTGCAAAGAATGTATTCGATGCTCTGGGAGCCGAGACACACGTCATCAGCAACGAACCCAACGGATTAAACATCAATACCGGCTGTGGTTCCACCCACATCGGCCAGCTTCAGAAATTTGTCAAGGAAGTAGGCGCTGACGTAGGCTTTGCTTATGATGGAGACGCAGACCGCTGCCTGGCTGTGGATGAACACGGCAACATCGTAGACGGCGACGGCATCATGTATATCTGCGGAAAATACATGAAGGAGCAGGGAACCTTAAAGAACAACAAGGTAGTCACTACCATTATGTCAAACTTCGGCCTTTATAAGGCATTCCAGCGGGAAGGCATTGACTATGAAAAGACCGCTGTAGGCGATAAATATGTATACGAAAATATGGTAGCAAACGGCAATTGCCTTGGCGGCGAGCAGTCCGGCCATATTATTTTCAGCAAGCATGCCACCACAGGAGACGGCATTCTTACATCCTTAAAGGTGATGGAAGTAATCTTAGAGAAAAAGGAGAGCCTTGGAAAGCTGGTCTCTGAATTTGAAGTATTCCCTCAGGTCCTTAAAAATGTCCGTGTTCACGATAAAACAGCTGCCCAGGATGATGAAGCAGTGATTGCAGAAGTAGAAAAGGTTGCAGAGCTTTTAGGTGAGAGCGGAAGAATTCTCCTTCGCCAGTCAGGCACTGAGCCAGTGGTTCGTGTTATGGTAGAAGCAGCAGACTTACACACCTGTGAGACTTATGTAGACCAGGTCATTGAAGTGATGAAACAAAAAGGTCATGTCATTTAA
- a CDS encoding 5-bromo-4-chloroindolyl phosphate hydrolysis family protein, translated as MDKKDISNLGDQILDSVESAIRSMDFKGLNKTISDSVNDALDEARSQLKKHGDMGRFSSYRSYHSESSERKESYASEKMSEESEPGYQAFQTSRRRDRKASKGQAILPREEGIKINNSGRVAGILFTIFGSIGLSLITVVLLVTWMIAMIAKPDIWLMLGSTLVLASFGTFFGLMLKGGIDMGSRQKRGKLYAKQAGRKMYCTIEELAALIGKSKEFVRKDVQKMIEHNIFSHAYLDEQKTCLMLSEDTYKQYLECQKALKERNEREAEEALVSAKEEGTQKVSKEFEEMMEAGRNYLRMLKEANDAIPGEVISNKISDLEDVIRRIFDTVSKHPEQGKEMERFMDYYLPTTVKLVNAYRDFDSAGSRGENVNSAKAEIETTLDTIQKAFERLLDDLYEDAVLDVTTDASVLQTMLKKDGFAESDFAGGKQR; from the coding sequence ATGGATAAAAAAGATATATCAAATTTAGGAGATCAGATCCTGGATTCGGTAGAAAGTGCAATCCGTTCCATGGATTTTAAGGGACTTAATAAAACCATTTCTGATTCCGTTAACGACGCCCTTGATGAAGCCAGAAGCCAGTTGAAAAAGCACGGAGATATGGGAAGATTCTCCTCTTATCGCTCCTACCACAGTGAGTCCAGTGAACGGAAGGAATCCTATGCCAGTGAGAAGATGAGCGAGGAATCAGAACCAGGCTACCAGGCGTTTCAAACCAGTAGAAGAAGGGATAGGAAAGCTTCCAAAGGACAAGCCATTTTACCTCGGGAAGAAGGAATTAAGATAAATAACAGTGGCCGTGTGGCAGGTATCCTCTTTACTATATTTGGCAGCATTGGCCTTTCACTCATTACCGTTGTTCTTCTTGTGACCTGGATGATTGCCATGATTGCAAAGCCGGATATCTGGCTCATGTTAGGCTCTACTCTAGTACTTGCTTCTTTTGGTACTTTTTTTGGTCTTATGCTAAAGGGTGGAATTGATATGGGAAGCCGGCAAAAACGTGGAAAGCTTTATGCAAAACAGGCCGGAAGAAAGATGTACTGCACCATTGAGGAGCTGGCGGCTCTCATTGGAAAATCGAAGGAGTTTGTCCGTAAGGACGTACAGAAAATGATTGAGCATAACATATTCTCTCATGCCTATCTGGATGAGCAGAAAACCTGTCTTATGCTAAGTGAGGATACCTACAAGCAGTACTTAGAATGTCAAAAAGCCTTAAAGGAAAGAAACGAAAGAGAAGCAGAGGAAGCACTCGTAAGTGCAAAAGAAGAGGGAACACAGAAGGTCTCCAAAGAATTCGAAGAGATGATGGAGGCTGGACGAAACTATTTGAGAATGCTTAAGGAAGCCAATGATGCCATCCCAGGAGAGGTCATTTCCAATAAGATTTCGGACCTTGAGGATGTCATAAGGCGGATTTTTGATACCGTATCAAAGCACCCGGAACAGGGGAAAGAGATGGAACGCTTTATGGATTACTATCTTCCCACCACCGTAAAGCTTGTAAACGCCTATCGGGATTTTGACAGTGCAGGCTCCAGAGGCGAGAATGTAAACTCCGCCAAGGCAGAGATTGAAACCACTCTGGATACCATTCAAAAGGCTTTTGAACGGCTTTTAGATGACTTATATGAGGATGCGGTCCTTGATGTAACTACCGACGCATCTGTGCTGCAGACCATGTTAAAAAAGGATGGATTTGCAGAAAGTGATTTCGCAGGAGGAAAGCAAAGATGA
- a CDS encoding toxic anion resistance protein — protein sequence MSKEIDEMLKEAPELTLTPFSDSVVETTGTKEELLNLGKEPESLPEANLSPEEEKLVADFAEKIDLLNSNLVLQYGANAQKKIADFSETALENVKSKDLGEVGQMLTDVVVELKGFETAEEEKGFFGFFKKSANRLDAMKSKYAKAETNVNQICKVLENHQIQLLKDIALLDKMYDLNTTYFKELTMYILAGKRKLKKAQQTELPLLLDKAAKSGLPEDAQAANDMAAMLNRFEKKIHDLELTRMISIQMAPQIRLVQNNDTLMTEKIQSTLVNTIPLWKSQMVLAIGINHSEQAARAQREVTDMTNELLRKNAEVLKTATIETAKESERGIVDVETLKKTNESLISTLDEVVRIQAEGRQKRMDAEAELARMEGELKNKLLQLSK from the coding sequence ATGAGCAAAGAGATTGATGAGATGTTAAAAGAAGCACCAGAACTGACCCTGACTCCATTTTCTGATTCTGTCGTAGAAACCACCGGGACAAAGGAAGAACTGCTTAACCTGGGTAAGGAGCCGGAATCTCTTCCCGAAGCTAACTTATCCCCGGAAGAAGAAAAGCTGGTGGCAGACTTTGCAGAAAAAATCGACTTATTAAATTCCAACCTGGTACTCCAGTACGGCGCCAATGCCCAGAAAAAGATCGCTGATTTCTCAGAGACTGCTCTGGAAAATGTAAAGTCAAAGGACTTGGGAGAAGTAGGCCAGATGCTTACGGATGTGGTGGTGGAGTTAAAAGGCTTTGAAACTGCGGAAGAGGAAAAAGGCTTCTTTGGTTTCTTTAAAAAGAGTGCCAACCGTCTGGATGCCATGAAATCAAAGTATGCCAAGGCAGAGACTAATGTAAATCAGATCTGCAAGGTGTTGGAAAACCATCAAATCCAGCTTTTAAAGGATATCGCATTACTGGATAAGATGTATGACTTAAATACCACGTACTTTAAGGAACTGACCATGTATATCCTGGCGGGAAAAAGAAAGCTGAAAAAGGCACAGCAGACAGAGCTTCCCCTGCTTCTTGATAAAGCAGCCAAAAGCGGTCTGCCTGAGGACGCCCAGGCCGCCAATGATATGGCCGCCATGTTAAACCGTTTTGAAAAGAAGATACATGATCTTGAGCTGACCCGTATGATTTCCATTCAGATGGCACCTCAGATCCGTCTCGTTCAAAATAACGATACCCTGATGACAGAGAAGATTCAGTCCACCCTGGTCAATACCATTCCTCTCTGGAAGAGTCAGATGGTACTTGCTATTGGCATCAACCATTCCGAACAGGCAGCCAGAGCTCAAAGAGAGGTTACAGACATGACCAACGAGCTCCTTCGAAAGAATGCAGAGGTATTAAAGACCGCGACCATAGAGACTGCCAAGGAATCTGAGCGGGGCATTGTTGATGTGGAGACCCTTAAGAAAACAAATGAATCCCTGATCTCGACCCTTGATGAGGTGGTGCGTATTCAGGCAGAGGGAAGACAAAAGCGTATGGATGCGGAAGCAGAGCTTGCCCGTATGGAAGGGGAACTGAAAAACAAATTATTACAGCTAAGTAAATAA
- the leuA gene encoding 2-isopropylmalate synthase — translation MLNYERYKRVPVMNYPERQWPGNEIKKAPIWCSVDLRDGNQALTEPMVVEEKIEMFQLLIKLGFKEIEVGFPAASQIEFDFLRQLVERKLIPDDVVVQVLVQCREHLVKRTFEALKGVKKAIVHIYNSTSTLQRDVVFKKDMDEIKAIAIQGAEWVKQYMKDFDGEVVLEYSPESFTGTELEFALDICNAVQETWGATPDKKIIFNLPSTVEMTTPNVYADRIEWMNQRFKNRESIILSVHPHNDRGTGVAAAELAILAGAERVEGTLFGNGERTGNLDILTVAYNLFSQGINPELHLENIREISEVYERCTKMEVGPRHPYAGKLVFTAFSGSHQDAINKGMQAMRERKNAYWEVPYLPIDPADIGRQYEPVVRINSQSGKGGVAFVMDTFYGFKLPKGMHKEFADVIQAISEKQGEVAPEQILDEFNSNYVDRKEPIHFLKAQITEAEEDVEFSTFARVRYMDHGVEKVFEGVGNGPIDAVQKGLEKELDIEIRVLDYNEHALASGSGAKAASYIHLLDVRSGKTTYGVGISSNITRSSIRGIFSAVNRLFY, via the coding sequence ATGTTGAATTATGAAAGATATAAACGAGTACCGGTTATGAACTACCCGGAAAGACAATGGCCCGGCAACGAGATTAAGAAGGCACCAATCTGGTGCAGCGTGGATTTAAGAGATGGAAATCAGGCTCTGACTGAGCCAATGGTAGTCGAAGAAAAGATTGAGATGTTTCAGCTTCTTATTAAGCTGGGCTTTAAGGAAATCGAGGTCGGTTTTCCGGCAGCGTCCCAGATTGAGTTTGACTTTTTAAGACAGCTTGTGGAACGGAAGTTAATTCCGGATGATGTGGTGGTTCAGGTCCTTGTTCAGTGCAGGGAGCATTTGGTTAAGAGAACCTTTGAAGCCTTAAAGGGCGTAAAAAAGGCAATCGTTCATATTTATAACTCCACCTCAACCCTTCAGCGCGATGTGGTATTTAAAAAGGATATGGATGAGATTAAGGCCATAGCTATACAGGGTGCGGAATGGGTGAAGCAGTACATGAAGGACTTTGACGGAGAAGTGGTACTTGAATATTCTCCTGAAAGCTTTACCGGAACCGAACTGGAATTTGCACTTGATATCTGCAATGCAGTTCAGGAAACCTGGGGAGCCACTCCTGATAAGAAAATTATCTTTAATCTTCCATCTACCGTAGAGATGACGACACCTAATGTCTATGCGGATCGGATTGAATGGATGAATCAGCGCTTTAAGAATCGTGAAAGCATTATCTTAAGCGTACATCCCCATAATGACCGTGGAACCGGAGTTGCAGCTGCAGAGCTTGCCATTCTTGCCGGAGCTGAACGAGTGGAAGGCACTCTGTTTGGCAATGGAGAGAGAACCGGAAATCTTGATATATTGACGGTAGCTTATAATTTATTCTCCCAGGGAATCAATCCGGAACTTCATCTTGAGAATATCCGTGAGATTTCCGAGGTATACGAGCGTTGTACCAAGATGGAGGTAGGGCCAAGACACCCATATGCAGGAAAGCTTGTTTTCACCGCATTTTCCGGTTCCCACCAGGATGCCATCAACAAAGGCATGCAGGCCATGCGGGAAAGAAAGAATGCTTACTGGGAGGTTCCTTACCTGCCCATTGATCCGGCCGATATCGGAAGACAGTATGAGCCGGTGGTCCGCATCAACAGCCAGTCCGGAAAGGGCGGCGTAGCCTTTGTTATGGATACCTTTTATGGCTTCAAGCTTCCAAAAGGCATGCACAAGGAATTTGCCGATGTCATTCAGGCTATTTCCGAAAAGCAGGGTGAGGTTGCTCCAGAGCAGATTCTTGATGAGTTTAACAGCAACTACGTGGATAGAAAAGAACCCATTCACTTCCTTAAGGCCCAGATCACTGAGGCAGAGGAGGATGTGGAATTCTCTACCTTCGCAAGAGTCCGTTACATGGATCACGGCGTAGAAAAGGTATTCGAGGGAGTCGGAAACGGTCCTATCGATGCGGTTCAAAAAGGCCTTGAGAAAGAGCTTGATATTGAAATCCGTGTACTTGATTACAACGAGCACGCTCTTGCTTCAGGTTCTGGTGCAAAGGCTGCTTCCTATATCCACTTGCTGGATGTACGCTCCGGAAAGACAACTTACGGCGTAGGAATCAGTTCCAACATTACCAGATCCTCTATCCGAGGCATTTTCAGTGCAGTAAACCGGTTATTCTATTAA